The Ictidomys tridecemlineatus isolate mIctTri1 chromosome 6, mIctTri1.hap1, whole genome shotgun sequence genome includes a region encoding these proteins:
- the Gjb6 gene encoding gap junction beta-6 protein: MDWGTLHTFIGGVNKHSTSIGKVWITVIFIFRVMILVVAAQEVWGDEQEDFVCNTLQPGCKNVCYDHFFPISHIRLWALQLIFVSTPALLVAMHVAYYRHETARRFRKGEKRNEFKDLEDIKKQKVRIEGSLWWTYTSSIFFRIIFEAAFMYVFYFLYNGYHLPWVLKCGIEPCPNLVDCFISRPTEKTVFTIFMISASVICMLLNVAELCYLLLKVCFRRSKRTQTQRNHPNHAIKESKQNEMNELISDSGQNAITGFPS; the protein is encoded by the coding sequence ATGGATTGGGGGACCCTGCACACTTTCATTGGGGGTGTGAACAAACACTCCACCAGCATTGGGAAGGTGTGGATCACAGTCATCTTCATCTTCCGAGTCATGATCCTTGTGGTGGCTGCCCAGGAAGTGTGGGGTGATGAACAGGAAGACTTTGTCTGCAACACTCTGCAACCAGGATGCAAGAACGTGTGCTACGACCACTTCTTCCCCATCTCCCACATCCGCCTGTGGGCCTTGCAGCTGATCTTTGTGTCCACCCCGGCACTGCTCGTGGCCATGCATGTGGCCTACTACAGACATGAAACTGCCCGCAGGttcaggaaaggagagaagagaaatgaattcAAAGACCTAGAAGACATAAAAAAGCAGAAGGTTCGAATAGAGGGGTCCCTGTGGTGGACATACACCAGCAGCATCTTCTTCCGAATCATCTTCGAAGCTGCCTTCATGTATGTGTTTTACTTCCTCTACAATGGGTACCACCTGCCCTGGGTGCTGAAATGTGGGATTGAGCCCTGCCCCAATCTTGTTGACTGCTTTATTTCCAGACCAACTGAGAAAACTGTGTTTACGATTTTTATGATTTCTGCATCTGTGATTTGCATGTTGCTTAATGTGGCCGAGCTGTGTTATCTGCTGCTGAAAGTGTGTTTTAGGAGATCCAAAAGAACCCAGACCCAAAGAAATCACCCCAACCATGCCATAAAAGAGAGtaagcaaaatgaaatgaatgagCTGATTTCCGATAGTGGTCAAAATGCAATCACAGGTTTTCCAAGTTAA